Below is a window of Sylvia atricapilla isolate bSylAtr1 chromosome 2, bSylAtr1.pri, whole genome shotgun sequence DNA.
AATGCACAAGACCACAACCACGGTTTTTTATAATTTAGTACGGAAAGGGCACAAAGCTCCATCTCAGCTCAAAGGAAGATGCTGCTCCTTCAACTGCACCACGCCTTCTAGAGCAGAGCTCACCAGTCCCAGCTGACTGCGCACCCCTCGTCCAGCACACGCACTTGTACCAGCAGACAGCCCCTAAGGCACGGCTCCCACCCTTGCCTGGATGttttccacagcagctgccccaggctgggggGAATCCTgcctgggggagcagcaggagcagtttACCTGGTGTGATCTGGCGGGCACGCTGTTTACCAGGCCCTCTGTGTCGGAGGGCGCCTTCTGCGGAGCCTGCTTAACCGGAGACATCAAGCTCTCAGAGGTACTGCAGCTGACGAGGTGGCAGAGCAGAGTTTGCACGACAATGTTCAAGAGGCACACACGGAAACCAAAAcgaaacaacaaaacaaaaaggaaaaaaagaaaaaaagaaaaaaaaaaaaggaacaaaaaacaaaagacgAATGATGGCAAGATGAAATGTGGCAGGTTATGCCAAAGTAAACAAACGAACATAATGGATTctgaaataaacacacacagttCTCCATCTCTCCCGAGAcatttctctgtcctttctcTGAGTTTCATTGGTAAGCAACAGGAATAAGCAGCTATTAacacaggacagcagctcctccacaaCCCCTGGTCCTTAGATACTCCCACTCAAGTCAGCCTCTCTAAAATCATGTGTTTTCTCCTTAGTTAACAGTGGTAAACAGCAATTATCTTCTAACTAGAAGCTAAACAATCCCAGTCACTGAGGCAAGTGCTGTACCAGTGCTACAGTTAGAGCCAACACTTGCAAGAGCCACCAGCTCTCTCTACACCAGCAAGGTGCTTCCTACTAAAGTCTATATTAGACCCCTTGCTTTATAGTCAGGCTGTGAGCCCAAAATAATTCTCCCAGATACCAGTCTGTGGAGCAATTACCTCAAGAGTCACACAGGACATTTATCCTATGTGCCCTCATACAGCTACTTGAACATCTAATCAGGCAAATCTTGGTTTTCAAACAAAAGAACTGTCTTGTGGCAAGAACTAACACCCCTAAAAGAAGGCTGCTGGTTTTCACCCTCTGATTGCTTCTTTTCATCTGCTTAAAGCaggactgaaaagaaaacaagcctgTGATAGAAAAATGAATACCACCACAGAGCAAATGCCCTTTAAGTTGGTGACTTCTGAGCAATGCAGTGATGGGTCTCTCAGTGCTATGTCCACCTCCTTGTACCAAAGCACCCAGGAGAGTTAAGTAGCCACCTCCTTGGCAGCAGTCAGAGGAGTGCCCTCTGCTACCACAACCCTCTAACCACTGAGCATCCTTTTCCCTGAATCTTTGCAGACAGTGTATAAAGTGAGTACAAAAATAAACGAGGACAGTGACATTAAGCAGACCACTTCCTCGCAGGGCAAGCTTTTTTTACCCTTTGGTAGGTCTTATCTTAGCAGATTTAGCTCCTCATACATGCAGCagttagaattaaaaaaaaaaaaaatacaaccccACCTATCATACCAAGGGGTCTTGACTGTCTCAGAGACAATGCATCCCTTCTGTTACCAAAATTATGTAATCACTAATTGTTTTATTCATAAAACTCCTCAGATCTACACTATCTAAATGTTATTATTCAGGCTTAAACAACTAATGTACCTAGGTCCCTGCAAGTTTTCCAACACCCGAGCTGTCTGAGCCAGAGGAACGCTTACAGggaatttacttttattttgacACAGAAAGAGCTCTGAATTTCCTGTGCTTTAGTCAATGCACTGGCAAGTTCACTGTTGGAAGAGATGGAGGGACATCATCTGGGATAAACAACAACTCCACCCCAGTCAGACACGAGACAATGAAACCCAAGCACCCAGTGAAATGCATCATCCCTTTGCCAACAAATTCCAGCACAAATTACAGTGGTGTTAGTAGAGCTCTAGCTGGTTAGTCagcaaaggaagaggaaatgtgtacacacacacaggtaTTAACAGCAACCACCAACTTGATTAGTTACCATGGTGTCTAGTGGGACTGGAAGAGAAGACCCAGCCCTGTTACATTCCCAATCTGGCGTCTATATCAGGATCTCTGTAAGGAGAGGAAGGTAAGCAGGATCCGATCCCAGCACACcaaggcagaaagaaaacaaaacaaaacaaaaaaaccacccaagtCAGAGCATGAATGGAAACCGTGGCCATGCAGGGGTTCCAGATGCCACGCAGGGCCCTAGCCCACCTCAGTTCAAGGCAGAATGGTTATCTAGGAGTAAGTGCTTCTCTCCACCACCACACACCGGGTTAGCATCATGTAGAAGACAGTCCGCAAGTTTGGAGGGGGTCACAGCACACTTGGGTTTCTTTCTACACATCATGCAGAGCTGGCATGGTCAGTGAAAGCAGGACTTAAACCTCAGAGATTACTTTCCCAAGAGAATAGTTAAATCTGCTACAAGAAATCACAGTGCATGAACTactgctccaggctcagcacCACCATGTGTCCTCCAGCAGGAAGACACTGGAGAGTAGGTCAGTGGGAAGCAGGGCAAGCAGGCCACCTCAGGCACACTGCTGGTGCACGACACTGCAggggttttttcagttcttGGGGGAAGGACACAtgcagaaagggaaaaccaGGCTTTCCACACaattctgagcacacacagccacCCTTGCTGTATTTAGCCTTACCATTGGGCAATAGCAAACTCACTTTGTCTAAGCTCTCCAACTGGGAAAAGGACAGGGCAAAGTTTAATTTGGAAATCCCCACAAGCTTACTTTTGGAGTTATTTTCTTATATCCCACAGGCAACCCAAAGAACCTGCAATAAGCAGGAATATTTGTTGGgcaaagaacagaagaaactTGTATGCTTTGGGGTGGTTTCTAAGACTAGATacataattttcattctttcttgGAGAAGCCAATTACCAGCTAattagagaggagaaaaaaggaagcacctcctccaccagcagcaAGTTTCATCACCACAGGACTCTCATCTGCCTTTGTCAGTTCTTGTTGCTTTTTCACATGCCCACTCAAATAACTGTGCTTCACTTTGGAGTTATCCTCCTAACACTAAAAACCCTGCAGGGATGGTAACAGTTGACAAAACACAGACAGTGAATGAGAGTGGATGCAGAGTGGCTACTCCTTCCTTACTTTCAAGTGTGGTGATGAAGGGGGTTTCGGCAAGTATTTGGCAAGTGCTTCGGTCCAGGCTTAGGAAGCAGACATTGATAACAGAAAAACCCAGTCCTAACCTTAACACACAGCAATTCCTTAAAAGTGCATGTGTGGTGCTTTTCCTTTGGAGGTGGTAAGGaaaggagagctggagggaaaGGGAACGGTCCAGAGCTAGGGGGTCTTGGATTAAATGCTCTGAGGGCATTTATCTTTGTGCCTGGGGATCAACTTCAACACCTAGTGATTTTCAGGTGCAACTCCTGGTCAGTAAGTCTCTCCAAGCACAGTACAGAGGTAATCACTAAAGGCAGATGATCAGAGTTCCACATGACCATACCTATCTCTAGCCGCGATGGCCAAGGCTTGGCTGAAACAACTCCTACCCCCCTTTATGCCCTCCCTctgatcctgctgctgttcctcacaTCAGCCACGGGTGAGGAGGGAGATCTCTTACCCAGAGTATCGTTTTTTAGAGTTGTTCTTTCTGATGACAAGACACACGACAATAGAGATGAGCGATGAGAGACCTGTAACCGTACCGATGGCTATCCCTGCCACGGTGGCAATGGGGAACGCAGGCAGGTTGTCTGcggagagaagggagaaaacattCAACTCTTCTGCATTCCCTGCTCAACAGAAGTGCAAACCACAAATGCCCTTGAGCCTGGATTTGTTTAGAGCACGAGGGACTAATGGAATACCCAGAAATCACAGCATGCAGCCGCAgtggcagcaggcagccagcagggtAACATATGAACAGAGCACACACCAGGAGTGTTCTTAATGTCACCGTCCTTCAGGAGAGAGTTCATGTTGAACCAAAGGTTTTTACATCTCAGGGAACACAAGTGACAATGAGGACAACCCTGTCTCATTTTGTatctgaaggggaaaaaaaaacccaggttaCAGCCATCAGGCAATCCCCAGCGAGGTCAACAGGAAAAGGCAGGCACGCTTTGAAAGCAGATTTGGACACAGCACATCTCTAACCCACTAGGAGGGCTGAATGCTGGGTGTTCTCCAGGGAGcatgcagcacacagcagagctcccaCCCAGATCACTCTTAGCAGTGTTTGTACATGACTCTAGTGTCTCAAAATACAGCCCTGTACATTTTTATAgactccctttttttccccttcctaaCTCAGGATCGTTGTACAATATCAGGAAAACACGTAGAACACAGTATTGCTTTACTCACATTTTTCCCTAATACTATTTTGGAGAAGAGTAGGCCAAAAAAGAGCAGCCAAAAACAAAAGCCAATTAGAGAATGAGTACAAAATACTTACAAATCAAAGATACACAGACTACCATTATAGCTTTTCCCAATGAGAGACAAAGTCCTTTCCTTACCCCGTAACGTGGTTAACACAAGGAATGTCTCAGGCCAGAGGGTTCCTTACCAGACTCCATGCTACTCTAGCTACTTGTCCCAAATAGAAGTGAATCAGCAGAAGATCCAACAGGCAAAACCTAGACCTATACAGAAAAATCTGTCTCAGACACCTGCATCTGATCATCACAAAActgttgaggttggaagggatgtcTTGACATTGTCTAGCCCAAACCCCCTGCTTAAGCAGGGCCAAGCAGCACAATGTGCCCAATATTCTGTCCACTTTGGATTGGACCGTCTACAAGGATGGGAAACTCTTCAGGCAACCTCTTTGTcgtggtttgacactggcccaACACCAGGTACCCATGCGAGTCACTTGTTtaccctcccctgccacagctgggcaaaggaaggaaaaggagaaaaaagttaaCAAAGGCTTCATGAGTGAGATAAGGACTGGGATAAATATTTCAAgagcaaaacaggctcaactttACTTCCAAAGTGAAATTTACTACTAACATTCTTCTTTAGATGCTATCAATGTACATGAATACCTGGAGAGAGGATTCCCCTGagtctttcttctcttttgcaaGCTAGCTAGATCACccctccttctcttctgcagggcAGACAATCCCCACTACCTCCATTTCTCCTTATATGAAAGGTGGAGCAGTCCCTTAACCACCTTTGTTGCCCTTTACTGGACCCATTCCAGCAGAGACCACAGACCAGCACTACCCTGAAGCAGGGGCATCATACTGAGAAAACAGGGCTTACATTTAGtccttttcctttggatttCAATGACTTTCAGCAGAAGGGCTACCTGACCTCTGGCTGTTCCACTGATCATAACATCATTCAACCAAACATCAAATCAGCAGCTTTCTTGGCTCTCCAGTGTCATACGCCAGTTGACAGCAAGATGGGAATTCAGAGTCTtagtaagaaattaaaaattacatgagTGCTACAACTTAGAGGAAGACATTCTTTCCAGAACCCTTCAGCAGCCCAGGGATCCATCTGCTATGAAGAAAGAGAGACCTCCATACAAGTGGTAATATTCAGATATGTAAGATGTGACTGGATTTGAGGTCCATGCAAAAATGAACTAATTTATCTTGAGGCATATAAGGAGTTCCCtagtttctgtgctttttcacCTTTCCAAGAATGCAGGAATAACTGTCTGCAAAAGCATCAAAACGGACATTTCTGACAGCAGACCTGCTGCTGCACTGTATACctaaaaacacacattttattaGAGGAAGGAAGTAAGTGACAATCCAAAACTATAGTGCAGATTATCTGCTGAAGAATGATATTAGAACTCTGGTAGTCCTGTCATTTCTTTGACtcatgagggtttttttggttggttgaaTCTGAGTGACGGACAGCAGTTAAATCCTGTTAGCAAACGTTTTTAagactatttaaaaaatgctagtGTTTTCAAGTGAAACTAAGAGCATGGCTttattgcttttcagaaaacGGTCCCAATATTTTCCAGCATTCTGCAGTTACACAAATTCCTCATAAGCACTTCCAGAGCAGCCAACGACTTCACTGTGAAAGGCAGTCCCAGCTACATAACCAAACACCAGCTCTGAAAGCCAATATTTAAGTTAAAAGCTcaacacaaaccaaaaagcCAGCCATTCAAAGAACACTTTTCACTGTTTATTACTGAAATTCAGAgcaatttccatttccttgaGACCATGTCAGTGTCATTTTTATGGAAGAGGCAGGAAGGTAAAGTTTTCCATTGCTCCTAAGCGTAAAGATTTTCATACCATTCTAATTTCCCCCCCCCCCGTGTGTTCAGATCAAAGATCAATCACCTCCAGGTAACACAAGCTGTCCTGAACAAAGTGTTAAGCATCTTCCTGTTACAAGCAGCATCAGCCTAATGTAAGAGCTTTGAATTCCCTATCTGTTGTTTAGGCTTTAAATGGTAGTTCTTTCCAGATTCAGAGAGTCTTCTGAAAAAGCAGTCTTGCTTTTCATCCCTGCCAGTAGAATTCTTCCAACACACTTGATAGAGCTGTTTGTGCAAACACCATGTAGATACTGTAGTGAAAATCTGCTTGGTTAgtttggaaatttttaaaaattaggcCACCGTGGAACTTATAAAATGCTTAATCCAAAACCTAAAGCTAACCTATCATCTGTGAGATCATTTGAATTTACAAAGAATGAATGAGGCTTTCAACAGTTGACAACACTAGACATATGATTCAGAACCATTAGATGCATACATAGTAAAAAACCAATATGCACAAGTGCCATCATGTACTTATTCCAATTGAAAAACTTGCTCCAGCTCAGTTTCGGATGAGTTACAACCTATTAGAAAAGCTTGAAAACCCATTTTCAGTCTTCCTAAGAATCTGAAGACAAGTGGTGTGGCACTTTTTCCAACGCTGAGAAGTATTTCAAATACAGGGCCCCATTCAGAATCAGACAGATTTTCTTCCAGATGCCCCAGTATGGAGAAGCCAGCATGCAAGTCTGTTGAAAAATATCAGCTGAATTAGTGTACTGAAGTCAGTCTTTAGTTGCTTAATCTGGGTTAAAATCTGGAAAGGCTTTTCCAAGACAGCCTGACTTTGCCAAACCAGCATCTGCTTTACTGCTTCTTCATGGTGGCTATCATTGTGAGAAACCAAACAGACCCTATTTTACACAGGCTTCAAACTTCCAACAAACAGGAAGTTCTAAGTGATGGCTGGACCTCCAGCCATTGGGTTGCCTGGTCCCACCCAACCCAAACTGCTCCAGGAAGAGAGAAATTAGATAGAGGCCTTGCCTTCATAAGATCATGGAATGACCTCGTGAGCAGGGGTAGACacctgctgtggcagcagtaTCATTCCAGTTaggacacacagacagataTCTTCCCTAACATATTAACACTAATGGAACAGCTGCATCAGCACAGCCATTTATGAATTCAACATTTGCTCTTGTCCTTCCTAGATCATAAATCTGGAAATTCAATTACTGTAACAATCATTTCATTGTAGGAAAAACACCACATATTGGCTGACCTCCAGCTGAGGTAGAACAATCAAATGTTTTGGATGATCAAGGGAAATAAAGAGCCAAACTGACAAACAGAATCTTAGTGCTCTTGAACTGTGACAGATGTTACCAAATGCTAACCAGAATCCTCATGTGACTACTGCAAGTAGCTAGGCCCTGAAGTTTGTAAGAGCCACCACAGATTCTTTAAGAACACCTGAGTAAAAGAGACAATCAACACAAACACCTTTGCATGGAACACAGTAGCATTCCGCTTTCTGTATGTTTGGACCAGATTTAGAGTTTTGCATTCCATTAAATATACCAGAAGggtttcaaaaagaaaagtctgCTACTTTTTCTCCTTGCCCCAGATTTCATAAATCACCCTAACCCCTGATGCAGCATAATGGAGGAAATATATTCATAGGACTTCAAAATGAGAAGATGTGTTTTCATCAAGCCTTCCATCAGCTTTTCCTAATAATTGTTTAAACCACAAGAATTAGTGGGAATAGAGGAAAAGGGTATGACATACAGTTTTTAAACAGCTGACAGATACTGACTCCATTATTAGGAcctagaagaagaaaatttaaaaaacagttgTTCCCTCCAGGCTACTCCCCCACCCCCAATAAAAGTGATTTAGACAAGGAATGgaggggaaaagcaaacaagtgagaagaaaaaaaatcatataggGTGAATGAATACCTTTCTCCACAACTCTAACTCGGATTTCTCCTGGTTTGACAACAATGTCAGGTGGGTTCTTGACATCACAAATGTACGTGCCGTTGTCCCGGAACTGCATGTTTGATATAGTGATAGAAGCATCTTTCTTGTTTAGATCTCCAGCCCAAGTGATCCTGTCTTTAAATGGGATGTCCTTTCCAGGGTATGACTTCCCATTTGAGTAATAGAAAAACTGCAGTCAAGGAAAAGAGGATATAAGAACAATCCAATTAGCAAGTATGGAGCCACCGTGCTTCTCTCACTATTACAGCATTCTCCCATAGCCACCTGTGCTAGACACAGCCCAGTAGCTGTGGttcttctcctcctgcctcaccACTTCAGTCTGCCTTGTTGCCTCTTGGTCACATAACCATGCCTGTACCTCCACCAGACCAGCACAAGACACTgcaaatttcagttttctgttggttttgttttgcgGTTGGATTggctggggttttcttttttctgttttgtaggGGACAGAGCTTTGCAGACAAGAaggtgggggaaaagaaaacaacctgGTAACCTGGGAATAATTACAGGAGAGAACAGTCCTGGAACAAAGGCATCTGTCTTTCAGGCACAGGAAGCTGCCTGCATCCTAGCAGAAAAACCAAGTTTCCTATcttgtgttttgctgtgtgtTACTTGCAACTAAAGCACAGCTAAATTAACATGCAATACCCTCCCTTCCTTCCACCCCCTCAGAAAATCCCATGACCAATCTAGAGTATATCTAGCTGTTTTCCAGAAACCTTCAGGTAACTAAATATAACTGTTTCCCAGTTTTTAAGTGACTAAGCTGCACATTGGCTCTGCATTCCCTATACATGACCAAAAATCTTTGAAGAATAAACCTCTTTAGTACAGACTAAGGAGGAACTGAGTATTTCCTAACTATACCTGCCCAGGATTGGAATTTACAGCAGTAGAAGTGCACAGACTTCTGCAGGACAACTCTGCTTTCAAATACATGGGATGCCCTAAGAGAGGCATCAAGGCTTCAGGCAAATTGCAGGAACACATTCTTTCTTAATTGGATATCCTGCAAGACAGCAAGACAAACCTAATCAAGAATCAACCTGAATTCCCTTCAGTTCAGTCTCCAGAGAACAGTGAAAGAAATTTAGGACAATATTCCAGCTTCCTGTTTCTCCTGCCTTATTTACAAGGCAATTTCTCTGCCACAGAACAGACTGCCTACAAGATAGTCATATTTCCACTCAAGTCACCTCCTaacccttttccttttcctgcccttgATCTCAGACTTGCTATTCCACACCCTCTCTAACAGATCTGCACTCTGAATATCAGGCCTTATCACTTGGCAGCACAAACCTTGTCCAGATCATGGCcatctgtcctgctgcagtcaATCTTATTTGTTGTCTACAGATTAACACACATTTAACAAAGTATTTCCCGTGGTAGAGCACTGGCaagcacagaggcagctgtCAACATTTTGGAGGGACTCTGCATCAgtctgcagcttttccagctggattGTAAGCTttaacacagcagcactgcactaCCACACCCCTGTGCACAGGGGAAGTCATCTCACTGGAAGTCTAGAAGGCCAGAGGCAGATTCCTCAGCTCTCCAGATGTCCTCACTTGGGGGAGGAGAAATCACAAAATATGTCCTGAAACACAAGCTAAGTGACTCAAGCCATCCTTTGCTTACGGTGGTGCTGATAGCTACATCCAGGTGGAACATCTGAACTGACTTCAATTCCAAAAAAAATGCTATGTGCTGAAGCTGTATTCCTACAACTGAAGAGTGATGCAGAAAGGGAATGGCAAACCAGGATATATGGGAGCGGAAAACACACAGACAGATGGCTTCTCTTCACCCATCCTGTTCAACACTGGCAGGAAACGTGCCCTACTTCCGTAAGCTTGTGCCCAACTGCTGCTTTG
It encodes the following:
- the MPZL1 gene encoding myelin protein zero-like protein 1 isoform X3, producing MRAPRGGGGGWKMAAGGGSAGRPCAAWLLIAAALTAVQVSAVEVITPEEMFVENGTDAKLPCTFTSLEVISSAASVSWSFQPEGAATRISFFYYSNGKSYPGKDIPFKDRITWAGDLNKKDASITISNMQFRDNGTYICDVKNPPDIVVKPGEIRVRVVEKDLHAGFSILGHLEENLSDSEWGPVFEILLSVGKSATPLVFRFLGRLKMGFQAFLIGCNSSETELEQVFQLE
- the MPZL1 gene encoding myelin protein zero-like protein 1 isoform X4, encoding MRAPRGGGGGWKMAAGGGSAGRPCAAWLLIAAALTAVQVSAVEVITPEEMFVENGTDAKLPCTFTSLEVISSAASVSWSFQPEGAATRISFFYYSNGKSYPGKDIPFKDRITWAGDLNKKDASITISNMQFRDNGTYICDVKNPPDIVVKPGEIRVRVVEKDNLPAFPIATVAGIAIGTVTGLSSLISIVVCLVIRKNNSKKRYSGFFGLPVGYKKITPKVSLWGFPN
- the MPZL1 gene encoding myelin protein zero-like protein 1 isoform X2; this translates as MRAPRGGGGGWKMAAGGGSAGRPCAAWLLIAAALTAVQVSAVEVITPEEMFVENGTDAKLPCTFTSLEVISSAASVSWSFQPEGAATRISFFYYSNGKSYPGKDIPFKDRITWAGDLNKKDASITISNMQFRDNGTYICDVKNPPDIVVKPGEIRVRVVEKDNLPAFPIATVAGIAIGTVTGLSSLISIVVCLVIRKNNSKKRYSGCSTSESLMSPVKQAPQKAPSDTEGLVNSVPARSHQGPVIYAQLDHSGGQHSDKINKSESVVYADIRKN
- the MPZL1 gene encoding myelin protein zero-like protein 1 isoform X5, with product MRAPRGGGGGWKMAAGGGSAGRPCAAWLLIAAALTAVQVSAVEVITPEEMFVENGTDAKLPCTFTSLEVISSAASVSWSFQPEGAATRISFFYYSNGKSYPGKDIPFKDRITWAGDLNKKDASITISNMQFRDNGTYICDVKNPPDIVVKPGEIRVRVVEKDNLPAFPIATVAGIAIGTVTGLSSLISIVVCLVIRKNNSKKRYSGDPDIDARLGM
- the MPZL1 gene encoding myelin protein zero-like protein 1 isoform X6, producing MRAPRGGGGGWKMAAGGGSAGRPCAAWLLIAAALTAVQVSAVEVITPEEMFVENGTDAKLPCTFTSLEVISSAASVSWSFQPEGAATRISFFYYSNGKSYPGKDIPFKDRITWAGDLNKKDASITISNMQFRDNGTYICDVKNPPDIVVKPGEIRVRVVEKDNLPAFPIATVAGIAIGTVTGLSSLISIVVCLVIRKNNSKKRYSGAQSFTRS
- the MPZL1 gene encoding myelin protein zero-like protein 1 isoform X1, yielding MQSLCNHLMQELLVPLLFCSSRQCDVNFLILQAALMYLVLLLSSLCLCPAVQVSAVEVITPEEMFVENGTDAKLPCTFTSLEVISSAASVSWSFQPEGAATRISFFYYSNGKSYPGKDIPFKDRITWAGDLNKKDASITISNMQFRDNGTYICDVKNPPDIVVKPGEIRVRVVEKDNLPAFPIATVAGIAIGTVTGLSSLISIVVCLVIRKNNSKKRYSGCSTSESLMSPVKQAPQKAPSDTEGLVNSVPARSHQGPVIYAQLDHSGGQHSDKINKSESVVYADIRKN